A stretch of the Nematostella vectensis chromosome 1, jaNemVect1.1, whole genome shotgun sequence genome encodes the following:
- the LOC5512342 gene encoding uncharacterized protein LOC5512342 gives MSVRKRFYVSLTFFVGFCASITYGVKIRSRSARDLGLNFENERKNLKNDWGNYRESFDWNRRDGKENGDRGLGLGSRMSEFLERDFGRDEKQEGNTYRGAGLGLKKGLRIRIHDQKRQENNGMDVEMTLKEKQKEQNEIRKRLNNIHASHHNENDKKQVDDSMLSGNLKDFEDLRRKAAELDRSQVKGKDDAFDELNGKRKMTRSFSPLKEFLRPADENDSRKDIKLGEENTDKYETKPEDEIKRDGEEDSHKLDFDLEGVVGKLRELANKQQSRTDTDTKRISDGRNINFNNRGLKKDTHNINKNFLNELRDIVGGKLLIKQRDNDQGERYLSDFGVAVDSRKINHDATRDNIFSGKDMWKIERKRNDKLNVRSTKDKDDARELSRWSRKKNGDAIHSKRNRNQRSFLDLISRDLLTSRGDAQGDHLDDSQANKRVEIWRDAINDISRYNPDKRKHSKANGGSNGETSNADQLRGLEEGSKQVRTKARQQDHRKTTKLNTDGKSWCPQLNAKGHPSLKTHGLEEIEKCCIAHDQCPLIKIMGVTALDCQCENAFYACLKQSGAAIANTVGLQYFNASPRNCYQYTQVSVCEHNVCRSVHEIHQTKLTRF, from the exons ATGTCCGTGCGTAAACGTTTTTATGTTTCGCTTACATTCTTCGTCGGtttctgtgcatctattaccTATGGGGTCAAAATTCGTTCCAGGAGTGCAAGAGATCTTGGCCTGAATTTTGAAAACGAGAggaaaaatctgaaaaatgaCTGGGGAAATTACAGAGAATCGTTTGATTGGAATAGGCGAGATGGGAAAGAGAATGGGGATCGAGGACTTGGACTGGGTTCTAGGATGAGCGAGTTTTTGGAGAGAGATTTTGGTAGAGACGAGAAACAAGAGGGGAACACTTATAGGGGTGCTGGTTTGGGCTTGAAGAAAGGGCTACGTATTAGAATACACGACCAGAAACGGCAAGAGAACAACGGAATGGATGTCGAAATGACGCTGAAAGAGAAACAAAAGGAGCAGAATGAAATCAGAAAGAGGTTGAACAATATTCATGCAAGCCACCATAATGAGAATGACAAGAAGCAAGTTGACGATAGTATGCTGAGTGGAAACTTAAAGGATTTTGAAGACCTGCGAAGGAAAGCCGCCGAGTTAGATCGAAGTCAAGTGAAGGGGAAGGATGATGCCTTTGACGAATTAAACGGTAAGAGGAAAATGACAAGATCTTTTTCACCGTTAAAAGAATTCCTAAGACCTGCTGATGAAAACGATTCGAGGAAGGACATTAAATTGGGAGAAGAAAATACTGATAAGTATGAAACAAAACCTGAAGACGAAATAAAACGAGATGGGGAAGAAGATTCGCATAAATTGGATTTTGATCTTGAAGGCGTTGTTGGAAAGCTGAGAGAGTTGgcaaataaacaacaaagtcGCACAGATACAGACACGAAAAGAATATCTGATGGCAGAAATATAAACTTTAATAACCGcggtttaaaaaaagatacacataatataaacaaaaatttCTTGAACGAGCTAAGAGATATTGTTGGCGGTAAATTATTGATCAAGCAAAGAGACAACGATCAAGGAGAGAGGTACTTGAGCGATTTTGGGGTTGCGGTTGACTCTCGAAAAATCAACCACGATGCAACACGAGATAATATATTTTCCGGCAAGGACATGTGGAAAatagagagaaagagaaacgATAAATTAAACGTCCGGTCCACGAAAGACAAGGATGACGCCAGAGAATTATCCAGGTGGTCGAGAAAGAAAAATGGAGATGCGATTCACAGCAAGAGAAACAGAAATCAGAGGAGTTTTCTCGATTTGATTTCACGAGATTTACTGACATCAAGGGGAGACGCACAAGGAGATCATTTGGATGACAGCCAAGCCAACAAAAGGGTGGAAATCTGGAGAGATGCTATCAACGATATCAGTCGTTATAACCCAGATAAGAGAAAACACTCTAAAGCAAATGGTGGTTCAAATGGAGAGACATCAAACGCTGACCAGTTGAGGGGACTTGAAGAGGGCTCGAAACAGGTGCGTACGAAAGCAAGGCAACAAGATCACAGGAAGACCACTAAGCTCAACACGGACGGGAAGTCGTGGTGCCCGCAACTCAATGCAAAAGGACACCCAAGCTTAAAAACACATGGACTAGAG GAGATCGAAAAATGCTGTATTGCGCATGACCAATGTCCGCTGATCAAAATCATGGGAGTCACAGCACTAGACTGCCAATGCGAGAATGCCTTCTACGCATGTCTCAAACAGAGCGGCGCCGCTATCGCCAACACTGTGGGCTTACAGTACTTCAACGCATCGCCTCGGAATTGTTATCAGTATACACAAGTGTCTGTCTGTGAGCACAACGTGTGTCGATCGGTTCACGAAATACACCAAACCAAACTAACTCGCTTTTGA